The Pseudobutyrivibrio xylanivorans genome includes a region encoding these proteins:
- a CDS encoding O-antigen ligase family protein, protein MQAEWLQTFNNMYFFFMLVAYPLSIRNSYFDISLTKLVFFYTISLLFIVANIGLRVVGLITKAENGEVPMPLAEKILLGLLSVSVLITFLVNGSYKRNFIAIDEPEMSIVFLGICIIVYYFIRRAPVNKTLFAACAIIGSAAVSAIAVLQFFGYDPGNIMAIADMDGPSFMSTLSNRDLIGFYFSAMLPFGFYVATQKKWIAVGAIGCALTELGIIVCDTDAAIACFGAELVLLVIFCAHDKGFKLGYPICLIAMGIAHTLTGYYWLDVQPATHLSYICTLMIHPYVGMFLIGAGVVFLGLLHFVHPMVMKGLAIFAFVFILAYPIYIYYYTQYRVGMPADTSLPYDSFLYFRQEWGSGRGFLWMITVGIFKENDLLTKLIGLGAQEYPNKYILYCMNHEEFAKRLVFPYYDAHNMYLHFLVVYGIIGLTAGMAFIIYRVVSLLRTKEEDCFYRVKGVAFLTAMISAVFLFCSNISMAFLPLLL, encoded by the coding sequence ATGCAGGCCGAATGGTTACAGACTTTCAACAACATGTATTTTTTCTTTATGCTTGTTGCATATCCTTTGAGTATCAGAAATAGCTATTTCGATATTTCACTCACCAAGCTGGTATTTTTCTATACCATTTCACTTTTGTTTATAGTTGCAAATATTGGATTAAGAGTAGTCGGTTTGATTACAAAAGCGGAGAATGGAGAAGTTCCAATGCCGTTGGCTGAAAAGATACTGCTAGGACTTCTTTCTGTTAGTGTGCTAATCACATTTTTGGTAAATGGTTCATATAAGCGAAATTTCATAGCAATAGATGAACCGGAAATGAGTATAGTATTTCTGGGAATATGCATTATAGTTTATTATTTCATACGAAGGGCGCCAGTGAATAAAACTCTTTTTGCGGCATGTGCAATTATCGGTTCTGCTGCGGTGAGTGCAATTGCAGTGCTTCAATTCTTTGGATATGATCCAGGAAATATCATGGCAATTGCTGATATGGATGGCCCATCGTTCATGTCCACATTGAGCAACAGAGATCTTATTGGATTTTATTTTTCTGCAATGTTGCCATTTGGTTTTTATGTAGCAACTCAGAAAAAATGGATTGCTGTTGGTGCTATTGGCTGTGCTTTGACTGAACTTGGAATAATTGTGTGCGATACGGATGCAGCTATTGCGTGCTTTGGTGCAGAGCTGGTATTACTTGTTATTTTCTGCGCACATGATAAGGGATTCAAGCTTGGATATCCTATTTGCTTGATAGCAATGGGAATTGCACACACGTTGACTGGATATTACTGGCTGGATGTTCAGCCAGCAACACATCTTTCATATATTTGCACATTGATGATTCATCCTTATGTTGGAATGTTTTTGATTGGTGCGGGAGTGGTATTTTTAGGTCTACTACATTTTGTTCACCCAATGGTAATGAAGGGCTTGGCAATTTTTGCATTTGTGTTTATATTGGCTTATCCGATATATATTTACTACTATACTCAGTATCGTGTGGGAATGCCTGCAGATACATCGCTGCCATATGATTCATTCCTTTATTTCAGACAGGAGTGGGGCTCTGGGAGAGGATTTCTTTGGATGATAACGGTTGGTATTTTCAAGGAGAATGATTTACTGACTAAGTTGATAGGATTAGGAGCACAGGAGTACCCAAACAAGTATATTTTATATTGTATGAATCATGAGGAATTCGCGAAACGTCTAGTGTTCCCTTATTACGATGCCCATAATATGTACCTACATTTCCTTGTAGTGTATGGTATCATCGGTCTTACAGCAGGCATGGCATTTATAATCTATCGTGTCGTTTCCTTGCTTCGAACTAAAGAAGAGGACTGCTTCTACAGAGTCAAGGGGGTAGCTTTCCTCACTGCTATGATTTCCGCAGTGTTCCTGTTCTGCAGTAATATCAGCATGGCATTTTTACCGTTGTTATTGTAA
- a CDS encoding DUF2298 domain-containing protein gives MRGKIVIYGAMLLSALLIFGSESVYIYKWYLALLVLGVGFFPISRRTFTGFADLGYIFSKVIGVALAGMTVFWLVTFVGMPLTPVCCTIVTLLLIAAVYSTSYYIGSKKNGKTVSIFFTIPTENLNMIINEELIFLVLLIALLYMKSFLPAAYGTEKFMDYAFMNAFAKAKQFPVEDVWFSGENLNYYYMGQYFAAFINQLSFNNVRFTYNIMFYTNCALAFVMAFACGYRLIQVKFDHDFKKKYGYAAGLLSAGGVCFAGSAHFIVYGIILVIYNKIIGNDSYSYWFPASTRYVGYEPERADKTITETPSYSFVIGDLHAHVCNIMFVLVVIGLLIAFASTAHKKLSKDKSFGIKTFSPAIILCGIFIGIFQGNNYWDYPIYMMVTALTIIFVDYKYLGFNLKTTLYSLAQIILLFIMAFIIILPFSLYFVKMEGGVRFAENHTLPQQLFVLWGLPVICAISYIICAMKDYFKDELPSQKNGNKLYRLITHANIADLMVALFGCCAIGLVIIPEIIYIKDIYGIEWSRANTTFKLTYQSCIMFGIITGFAIVSMYYYHRTTIRNVLAKVLLGFNLVCMAYFFVSCHSWFGDIFDFSRYRTLDAMSFMPQQVKLADDVMFVEFINAQNFEETPTILEATGDAYTDTGRMSVATGYPTVLGWYAHEWLWRFDQAICDQRTADIRDIYCCYIGAEDTKALIQKYDIDYIYIGTTEYEKYTDIDINKLLSLGEVVAEKENTYLPGYQNYLIKVK, from the coding sequence TTGAGGGGGAAAATTGTTATCTACGGAGCAATGCTACTATCGGCATTGCTAATCTTTGGTTCTGAAAGTGTGTACATCTATAAGTGGTACCTGGCTCTTTTGGTGCTGGGTGTCGGATTTTTTCCAATTTCAAGGCGTACTTTTACAGGATTTGCGGACCTGGGGTACATCTTTTCGAAGGTAATTGGAGTAGCTCTTGCAGGCATGACAGTGTTTTGGCTTGTAACCTTTGTAGGGATGCCTTTAACGCCAGTTTGCTGCACAATTGTCACTTTACTTTTGATTGCCGCAGTCTATAGCACAAGCTATTATATTGGCTCAAAGAAAAATGGCAAGACTGTTTCTATTTTTTTCACCATTCCTACTGAAAATCTTAACATGATTATTAACGAGGAGTTGATTTTCCTCGTACTTTTGATTGCCCTTTTATATATGAAGTCGTTCCTGCCAGCTGCCTATGGCACTGAAAAATTCATGGACTACGCCTTCATGAACGCCTTTGCAAAGGCAAAACAATTTCCAGTGGAGGATGTTTGGTTCTCTGGAGAAAATCTCAACTACTATTATATGGGCCAGTATTTTGCTGCCTTCATTAATCAACTCTCCTTTAATAACGTCCGCTTCACCTACAATATCATGTTCTACACTAACTGCGCACTGGCATTTGTCATGGCATTTGCCTGCGGCTATAGATTGATTCAGGTGAAGTTTGACCATGATTTCAAAAAGAAATACGGCTATGCTGCTGGGCTCCTAAGTGCTGGTGGCGTATGCTTCGCAGGAAGCGCCCACTTTATCGTCTACGGCATTATCCTTGTGATTTACAACAAAATCATCGGTAATGACAGCTACTCCTATTGGTTTCCGGCCAGCACACGCTATGTAGGCTACGAGCCAGAGCGTGCCGACAAGACCATCACTGAAACACCATCCTACTCTTTTGTCATCGGAGATTTACACGCACACGTGTGCAATATCATGTTCGTGCTGGTTGTCATCGGCCTTCTGATTGCTTTTGCCAGCACTGCCCATAAGAAGCTTTCTAAGGACAAGTCCTTTGGTATTAAAACCTTTAGTCCAGCCATAATCCTATGTGGTATCTTCATAGGCATTTTTCAGGGCAATAACTACTGGGACTATCCGATTTACATGATGGTGACAGCCCTTACAATTATATTCGTTGACTACAAATATCTTGGCTTCAATTTGAAGACTACCCTGTACTCACTGGCGCAAATTATACTGCTCTTTATTATGGCATTCATCATTATCCTGCCATTCAGTCTGTACTTTGTAAAAATGGAAGGTGGCGTTCGTTTTGCCGAAAATCACACACTACCACAACAGCTCTTCGTGCTTTGGGGTTTGCCAGTGATTTGTGCCATTTCCTATATCATTTGCGCCATGAAGGATTATTTCAAAGATGAGCTACCTAGTCAAAAAAATGGTAACAAGCTTTACCGCCTGATTACTCACGCCAACATTGCTGATCTTATGGTTGCTCTCTTCGGATGTTGCGCCATCGGACTCGTTATTATTCCAGAAATTATCTACATCAAGGATATCTACGGGATTGAGTGGTCTCGTGCCAACACAACCTTCAAGCTCACCTACCAATCCTGCATAATGTTTGGTATAATCACCGGATTTGCAATCGTTTCAATGTACTACTACCACCGAACCACAATCCGCAATGTGCTTGCAAAGGTGCTTCTTGGTTTCAACTTAGTTTGCATGGCATATTTCTTCGTAAGCTGCCACAGCTGGTTTGGTGATATCTTCGATTTCAGCCGCTATCGCACATTAGATGCCATGTCCTTCATGCCACAGCAGGTGAAGCTTGCAGATGATGTGATGTTCGTGGAATTCATCAACGCTCAGAATTTTGAGGAAACACCTACCATCCTCGAAGCTACTGGCGATGCCTACACCGACACCGGACGCATGTCAGTTGCTACTGGCTATCCAACCGTCCTTGGCTGGTACGCCCATGAATGGCTATGGCGCTTTGATCAGGCCATTTGCGACCAGCGTACTGCAGACATCCGTGATATCTACTGCTGCTACATAGGCGCCGAGGACACAAAGGCCCTCATTCAAAAGTACGATATCGATTATATCTACATCGGAACCACCGAATACGAGAAATACACAGACATAGATATTAACAAGCTTCTTAGCCTTGGCGAAGTCGTTGCTGAAAAGGAGAATACCTACCTGCCAGGCTATCAGAATTACCTGATTAAAGTAAAATAA
- a CDS encoding polysaccharide biosynthesis protein: MGRLIEKLKHWHTFAYFLIVYDFFAIGISYFLALWIRFDCVFSQIPKSIWDQYVDTIFVYAYITLIIYGVMGLYKSLWRYVSFYELRQTIYSVVLTGGLYYVITILFIGRFPISYHVFGIVFQFFFAVLIRFGFRFVTMLRNSYSTLKVKKNVMLIGAGYAGRMVLRDLNFVKVHDEKKDARIVCIIDDNPDKWDKCIDGVQVVGGRDSILAAVEKFKIDEIYIVIGTISSKDKRDIIAICRETDCVIKVLPARFGNTARMITAANLENITIEDVLGRAPINLKQEDVARQLRDKVVLVTGGGGSIGSELCRQIAKYEPKQLIIFDVYENNAYDIQLELRKAYPMLDLVTLIGSVRDARRIESVFATYHPNICYHAAAHKHVPLMEDSPCEAIKNNAVGTYKTAYAAMKYGCDRFVLISTDKAVNPTNVMGATKRICEMIIQTFDHMVRIHREDLLPALYTHHDDGENVGVTPGSGHTEYVAVRFGNVLGSNGSVVPLFKKQIAEGGPITLTHKDIIRYFMTIPEAVSLVLKAGANASGGEIFVLDMGEPVKILDLARNMIQLAGLKPDVDIEIEYIGLRPGEKLYEEKLMSEEGLKETENNLIHVAEPIKFDSDDFLDKLNKLMYVAYQNDAVETVQTIRDTVSTFTG; encoded by the coding sequence ATGGGGCGCTTAATTGAAAAGCTTAAGCATTGGCATACCTTTGCATATTTTCTTATTGTTTACGATTTTTTCGCCATAGGCATTTCATATTTTCTGGCGCTGTGGATTAGGTTTGATTGTGTATTTTCTCAGATTCCAAAGAGCATCTGGGATCAATACGTAGATACGATATTCGTATATGCGTACATCACATTGATCATTTATGGCGTGATGGGGCTTTACAAAAGCCTTTGGCGCTATGTCAGCTTTTATGAACTACGCCAGACGATTTATTCAGTGGTTCTTACTGGTGGGCTTTACTACGTAATTACGATATTGTTCATCGGAAGATTTCCAATTTCCTACCATGTTTTCGGCATCGTTTTTCAGTTTTTCTTCGCAGTGCTAATTCGTTTCGGATTTAGATTTGTAACCATGTTGCGAAACAGCTACAGCACATTGAAGGTGAAGAAAAATGTAATGCTGATTGGCGCTGGATATGCAGGACGAATGGTTCTACGTGACCTAAATTTTGTGAAGGTTCACGATGAGAAAAAGGACGCGCGAATCGTTTGCATCATTGATGACAATCCTGACAAATGGGACAAGTGCATCGACGGTGTTCAGGTGGTGGGTGGTAGAGATTCAATTCTTGCAGCAGTAGAAAAGTTCAAGATTGATGAAATTTACATTGTAATCGGAACAATTTCTTCCAAGGATAAACGTGATATCATTGCTATCTGTCGAGAGACTGATTGCGTAATAAAGGTACTTCCTGCCCGCTTCGGAAATACGGCGCGAATGATTACAGCTGCGAACCTGGAGAACATAACTATCGAAGATGTTCTTGGACGTGCGCCTATTAATTTGAAGCAGGAGGATGTGGCACGCCAGCTTAGAGATAAGGTTGTGCTTGTTACTGGCGGTGGTGGTTCGATTGGTTCTGAGCTTTGCAGGCAGATTGCAAAGTATGAGCCGAAACAGCTGATTATATTTGATGTATATGAGAACAATGCTTACGATATCCAGCTGGAGTTAAGGAAAGCTTATCCGATGTTGGATTTGGTTACGCTGATAGGTTCTGTGCGTGACGCAAGACGAATTGAATCGGTATTTGCCACCTATCATCCGAATATTTGCTACCATGCGGCGGCACACAAGCATGTTCCTCTCATGGAGGATAGTCCGTGTGAGGCTATTAAAAACAACGCAGTTGGTACATACAAGACAGCCTACGCGGCTATGAAATATGGTTGTGATCGCTTTGTGCTTATCAGCACTGACAAGGCGGTTAATCCAACCAACGTCATGGGTGCTACAAAACGTATATGCGAAATGATTATCCAGACCTTCGACCACATGGTGCGAATTCACAGGGAGGATTTGCTGCCGGCGTTATACACGCATCATGATGATGGTGAGAATGTTGGTGTTACACCTGGCAGTGGTCACACAGAGTACGTGGCGGTACGCTTCGGAAATGTACTAGGTTCAAACGGTTCTGTTGTACCTCTTTTCAAGAAGCAGATTGCTGAGGGAGGACCAATCACACTTACACATAAGGATATAATCAGATATTTCATGACAATTCCAGAGGCAGTTTCACTTGTGCTTAAAGCAGGCGCCAATGCAAGTGGTGGTGAGATTTTCGTACTTGATATGGGCGAGCCTGTGAAGATTTTGGATCTTGCACGGAATATGATTCAGCTTGCTGGTTTGAAGCCTGATGTGGATATTGAAATCGAATACATCGGTCTTCGTCCAGGCGAGAAGCTATATGAAGAAAAACTAATGAGCGAGGAAGGCTTGAAGGAAACTGAGAACAATCTAATCCACGTAGCTGAGCCAATTAAGTTCGATTCCGACGATTTCCTTGATAAGTTGAATAAGCTCATGTATGTGGCTTATCAGAATGACGCTGTGGAGACGGTGCAGACTATAAGGGATACGGTATCAACGTTTACAGGATAG